A window from Gossypium raimondii isolate GPD5lz chromosome 7, ASM2569854v1, whole genome shotgun sequence encodes these proteins:
- the LOC105761027 gene encoding cytochrome b5: MGGERKVYTLAEVSQHNHAKDCWLVIEGKVFDVTKFLEDHPGGDDVLLSSTGKDATDDFEDVGHSSSARAMMDEFYVGDIDTSAIPSKRKYTPPKQPHYEQDKTSEFVIKLLQFLVPLLILGLAFGVRSYTKTPASS, encoded by the exons ATGGGTGGAGAAAGAAAGGTGTACACTTTGGCTGAGGTTTCTCAACACAACCATGCTAAAGACTGTTGGCTTGTCATTGAGGGCAAG GTATTTGATGTGACTAAATTCTTGGAGGACCACCCTGGTGGTGATGATGTCTTGCTGTCTTCCACAG GGAAGGATGCAACTGATGATTTTGAAGATGTTGGTCATAGTAGCAGTGCTCGAGCAATGATGGATGAGTTTTATGTGGGTGACATCGATACATCGGCCATCCCCTCTAAGAGGAAGTACACTCCTCCAAAGCAGCCTCACTACGAACAAGACAAGACCTCAGAATTTGTCATAAAGCTTCTCCAATTCCTTGTTCCCCTGCTAATCTTGGGATTGGCCTTCGGTGTCCGCTCCTATACCAAAACACCAGCTTCATCTTAA